The segment GGGAATAGTTTGATCTTGATCGTTCCTTTAGTTGTGACCATTTCAACTAGATCTTCGTTATCAGCGACTTCTGTATTCAATTGAGGTAACTCTAAAGAATTTAAATCGATGCTTTCTACAGTGCTAGTCTCTGTTGTTTTTTCTGTAGATTCTTTTGTACTTGAAGACGCGGTATCTGAACCGTTCGACGTACAACCAGCTGCAAATAATAGCGTTGCAGCCATACTCATAGTTAAAAATAATTTTTTGTGTTTCATAAGTAATTCCTTTCTTTTTTAGTTCGTTGTTATCTTTAATGATAGCAAATTATCAGATAAATACCTACACTTTTTCGAACAATAAGCGAAATTATTTAATAAATAGCAAAAGGTGTAGACCATTTGAAAGCGGTTTGTTATAATGTAAGTGGATACAAAAACGCACATCCAGGAGGGTATCAACACATGGGAAAATTAGGAATTTCAATTTATCCAGAACGTTCAACGTTTGAAAAGGACAAAGAATATTTAGATTTAGCACATAAATACGGATTTAAACGTGTATTCACAAGTTTATTACAAATTGCAGACGATAAAGAAAAAGTCTTAGCAGACTTTAAAAAGGTAGTCGATTATGCCAATCAATTAGAGATGGAAGTCATGGTGGATATCAATCCAGCTTTATTTGAACAGTTAGAGATCTCTTATGATGATCTATCGTTCTTTGATGAGATGGGCGCTGACGGCATTCGTCTTGATATTGGATTTACTGGAGCTGAAGAAGCAAAAATGACTCGCAATCCATACAATATCAAAATTGAGATCAACATGAGTTCAGGCACGAATTATGTTGACAATATCATGAGCTATTCGCCGAACACAGATAACTTACTAGGTTCACATAACTTTTACCCTCATCGCTATTCTGGTTTAGGATATGATCATTTTGTCGCTTGTTCGGAGAAATTCCGCAAATATAATTTGAATACGATGGCATTCGTAAATTCACAAACAGCCGACTTTGGCCCATGGCCGACACAAGACGGACTTTGTTCACTAGAAGACCATCGTGATCTTGAAATCGCGACGCAAGTCAAACACTTGATGTTGACAGGTTTGATCGATGATATCTCAGTAGGAAATGCTTATGCGAGTGAAGAGGAATTACGCGCAATGTCTGAAGCCTTCTTTGCAAGTTATCCTACATTAAAAGTGGATGTAGCAGACGATATCACAGAAGACGAACGTATTTGTCTATTCGACAACCTTCATAGTTATCGTGGAGATCGCTCAGAGTATATCTTGCGTTCCACGATGACACGCATCTATTACAAAGATAAACCATTCCCAGCGCATAATACGAAAGATATGACCCGTGGGGATGTATTGATCGATAACGTTGGTTATGGTCAATATAAAGGCGAAACACAAATTGCTTTAAAGGAAATGAAAAATGATGGGCGAGTGAATGTC is part of the Enterococcus mundtii genome and harbors:
- a CDS encoding DUF871 domain-containing protein produces the protein MGKLGISIYPERSTFEKDKEYLDLAHKYGFKRVFTSLLQIADDKEKVLADFKKVVDYANQLEMEVMVDINPALFEQLEISYDDLSFFDEMGADGIRLDIGFTGAEEAKMTRNPYNIKIEINMSSGTNYVDNIMSYSPNTDNLLGSHNFYPHRYSGLGYDHFVACSEKFRKYNLNTMAFVNSQTADFGPWPTQDGLCSLEDHRDLEIATQVKHLMLTGLIDDISVGNAYASEEELRAMSEAFFASYPTLKVDVADDITEDERICLFDNLHSYRGDRSEYILRSTMTRIYYKDKPFPAHNTKDMTRGDVLIDNVGYGQYKGETQIALKEMKNDGRVNVVGRISDDELFLLDFLKPWSNFKLIESK